GACCGCCCTGACCCCCCAGAACCTGATGTTCGCCGTCATCGGCGTGCTGCTCGGCACCGCCGTGGGCGTGCTGCCCGGCATCGGGCCCGCGATGACCGTCGCCCTGCTCCTGCCGGTGACCTACAGCGTCGCGCCGGAGAGCGCGCTCATCATGTTCGCCGGCATCTACTACGGCGGCATGTACGGCGGCTCGACCACCTCGATCCTGCTCAACACCCCCGGGGAGTCGTCGTCGGTCGTGACCGCGATCGAGGGCAACAAGATGGCCAAGGCCGGTCGCGCCTCCCAGGCGCTGGCCACGGCCGCGATCGGCTCCTTCGTCGCCGGCACCATCGGCACGATCCTGCTGGTCCTGCTAGCCCCCACCGTCGCCGACCAGGTCGTCAAGCTCGGCGCCCCGTCGTACTTCGCGATCATGGTGCTGGCCCTCTTCGCCGTCACCGCGGTGCTCGGCACCTCCAAGCTGCGCGGGTTCGTGTCGCTCTCCCTGGGGCTGGCGATCGGGCTGGTCGGCACGATGTCCGGCCCGGCCCGCCTCACGCTGGGGTCGCCCCAGCTCGCCGACGGCATCGACGTCGTGGTGGTCGCCGTGGCGATCTTCGCGATCGGCGAGGCGCTGTGGGTCGCGGCCCACCTGCGCCGCAAGCCGCTCGAGGTCATCCCCGTGGGCCAGCCCTGGATGAGCAAGGCCGACTGGGGCCGGTCGTGGAAGCCGTGGCTGCGCGGCACGGCGTTCGGCTTCCCGTTCGGAGCCCTGCCGGCCGGTGGCGCCGAGGTGCCGACGTTCCTGTCCTACATCACCGAGAAGAAGCTCTCCAAGCACCCCGAGGAGTTCGGCAAGGGCGCCATCGAGGGCGTCGCCGGCCCCGAGGCCGCCAACAACGCCTCGGCCGCCGGCACCCTGGTCCCGCTGCTCGCCATCGGCCTGCCGACCACCGCGACCGCCGCGGTGATCCTGGTCGCCATCCGCAGCTACGGCATCCAGCCCGGACCCCAGCTCTTCGACACCGAGCCGGCCCTGGTCTGGGCCCTGCTGGCCAGCCTGTTCGTGGCCAACCTGCTGCTGCTGGTCCTCAACCTGCCCCTCGCCCCGGTCTGGGCCAAGCTGCTGCAGATCCCGCGCCCCTACCTCTACGCCGGCATCCTCTTCTTCGCCTCGCTCGGCGCCTACAGCGTCAACTTCTCCGCCTTCGACCTCGGCCTGCTGCTGGTGATCGGCCTGCTGGGCCTGGCCATGCGGCGCTTCGGGCTGCCGGTGCTGCCGCTGATCATCGGGGTCATCCTGTGCCCGCGGATCGAGGAGCAGCTGACCACCGCGCTCAACATCTCCCAGGGCGACGTCAGCACCCTGTGGAGCGAGCCGGTCGCGATCGGCGTCTACATCGTGATGGCCCTGCTGCTGCTCGCCATGGCGATCAGCGCCCGACGCAAGACCGAGCCCGCGTTCCCCGCGCGGGCCGACTCCTACGACAGTGCGGACTTCTGACATGACGATCGTGGTGGGCTACAGCCCCGACGCCTACGGCCGTGCGGCCCTCGACCACGCGGCCGCCGAGGCCACCGAGAGGCGCGAGCGGCTCGTGGTGGTCAACGCGACCGCCGGGCAGAGCCTGGTCGACAAGGGCTACGCCCACGACGACGACATCGCTTCGCTCACTGCCCGGCTCGAGGCCGACGGTCTCGACCACGCCGTGATCCACGAGGTGGTGGCCGACGTGGCCGACGCCGTGCTGGCCGCCGCGACCTCGGAGCAGGCGCGCCTGATCGTGGTCGGCGTACGCCGGCGCACGCCGGTCGGCAAGCTGCTCCTGGGCAGCGTGGCGCAGCGGGTGATCCTCGAGGCGGCGTGCCCGGTGCTGGCGGTCAAGCCGCCGAGCTGATCAGCCCGCGACTCAGCCCCGCGACAGCGCGTCGACGAGGGTCTCCTGGAGACCGCCGACCCACTGGTAGATGTCGTGGGCCTGGGCCCGCGGGTCCTCGTCGGGCAGCGACCACCAGTAGTCCTCGTCGTCGTCCTCGACCCCGAGCCGGGTGGCCAGGGCGAGGCGGACGTCGTTGAAGGACCGCAGCCAGGTCATCGCCTCGGGCTCGTCGAGCTCGACGTCGATCATCAGCCCGTCCTCCTCGAGCAGCGGCGGGAGGCCGGCCTCCTCGAGGGTGTCGATCACGGTGGAGGCCGCCTGCGCCTTGCCGTCGCGCAGGGCGCCCTCGGTGAAGCGCCGGAACTCCGAGGCGGCCTCGTCGTCGTCGGCGTACGCCGAGGGGAACAGCCGGGCGAGCACGGGGTCCTCGGGCGGCGCGGTGGGGCCGGAGAAGTCCATCAGCGCCTCGAACGGGTCGCGGTCGTCGACGGTCGCCGACTCGTTGCGCAGCAGCTCGACGAGCTGACCCGTCAACGAGCGCAGCAGGTCGGCCTCGAACCCGGTGAAGGTCGCGATGACCCTCCCGCTGCGTCGGTGCCGCGTGAAGCCACCCATGCGCTTGCGCCTCATTCCGACTTCGACAACGTGGCCCACAGGCCGTACTCGTGCATGGCCTGGACGTCGCGCTCCATCTCCTCGCGGGTGCCCGTGGACACCACGCTGCGACCGTCCTCGTGGACCTCCATCATCAGCTTCTCGGCCTTCTTCTTGTCGTAGCCGAAGTGCTTCTGGAAGACGAACGTCACGTAGGACATCAGGTTGACCGGGTCGTTCCACACGATGGTGACCCAGGGGGTCGACAGGACGGTCAGGTCGTCGTGCTCCGGGACCTGCTCGAGCCCTGGATCGACCTCGACAGGACTAGCGGTGGACACGTCTTCATGGTGGCACACTTGCGCTCGTGCCCGACGCCACCTCACCTCCCGCCCTCGCCGACCCTGCCGCCCACGTCCGCGTCGACGAGGCCGACGGCGTGCTCACGCTGACGATGGACCGCCCGGAGGTGCTCAACGCCATGAGCGCCGAGATGAGCCTGGCCCTGGCCGAGCAGCTCGAGCGCGCCCACACCGACGACGCGGTGCGGGTGGTCGTGCTGACCGGCGCCGGTGACGCGTTCGGCACCGGCGCCGACATCGGTGGCCTCGACGCCCACGAGCGCTTCGACGTGCGCGCGATGGACGTGACGAGCCGGATGGTCCGCGCGATCGTCGGCTGCGACAAGCCCGTGCTGGCCGCCGTCAACGGCATCGCGGCGGGCGTCTCGTGCTCGCTCGCCCTGGCCTGCGACGTGATCGTGGCCCGGGAGTCGGCAGCGTTCCTGCTGCCGTTCGCCCGGATCGGGTTCATGGTCGACGGCGGCGCCTCGGCCACCGTCGCGGCCGCCGTGGGGCGCGCCCGCGCCATGCGGATGGGCCTGCTGGCCGAGCCGCTGGCCGCCCAGGAGGCCTACGACGCCGGCCTGGTCACGCACCTCGCCGCCGCCCCGGACGCCGACGGGGCGTCGTACGACGATCTCGTCGCGACCCTCACCCGCCGCCTCGCGGCCGGCGCGCCGCTGGCCCAGGCCGCGACCAAGCGCGCGATCAACGCCGCCACCCTGGCCCACCTCGACACCGCCCTCGACCGCGAGCGCACCGGCCAGACGTTCCTGATGCGCACCGACGACGTCGCCGAGGGCATGCGCGCCTTCTCCGAGCGCCGCAAGGCCGTCTTCCGGGGCGAGTAGTACGGCGGCGCCCGCCCGCCCGCCCGTTACCTGCTTGACAGTGCTCGGCGGCCGGAGACACGCTGGCCCGGCCCTGCGGCACGCACCCAGGGCGACCAGAACCAGGACGACCAGGAGACCGGCCATGACCTGGCGTCACTCGCTCGCCCCGCTGCGCGAGCGCAACTTCCGCTTCTACTTCGCCTCCCGCTTCGTCAACACCGCCGGCAACGCGATGGCCTCGGTGGCGCTGGCGTTCGCGGTGCTCGAGGTCACCGACGACGACCCGGCCGCCCTGGGGTTCGTGCTGGCGGCCCACACGATCCCGATGGTCGTGCTGCTGCTGTGGGGCGGCGTGCTCGCCGACCGCTTCCCGCGGGCGGTGGTGCTGCAGGTCTCCAACCTCACCTCCGCCGCCGCGCAGGGCGCGATCGCCTTCCTCGTCATCACGGGCACCGCCGAGCTGTGGATGCTGATCGCGCTCAGCGCCGTCCACGGCGTCGTCTCCGCCGCCGGGCTCCCGGCGATGGCCGGCATCATGCCGTCGCTCGTGCCCCGCGAGGAGCTGCAGCGCGCCAACGCCCTGATGTCGCTGGTGCGCTCGGGCCTGGTGATCATCGGCCCCACGATCAGCGCCCTGCTCGTCGTCGGCGCCGGCGCCGGCTGGGCGCTCGCGGTCGACGCCGTCATGTGGGTCGCCAGCGCGGTCTTCCTCGGGTTCGTCGACCTGCCCGCGCGCGAGCGCAAGGACGACGCGGCCAGCACCTGGACCGAGCTGCGCGAGGGCTGGACGTTCTTCCGCTCCACGCAGTGGCTCTGGGTCGTCGTCCTGGGCTTCGGCGTCCTCAACGCCATCCACGCCGGGCCCTGGTACACGCTCGGCCCCCTCCACGCCAAGGACACGATCGGCGAGGAGGGCTGGGGCGTCGTGCTCTCGGCCGAGGCCGTCGGGCTGCTGGCGATGACCCTGGTCATGCTGCGGATCCCCCTGCAACGCCCGCTGCTGTGGGGCATGCTCGGCATCTCGCTGCTCGGCGTACCGATCTTCCTGCTGGGCGCCGACCCGACGCTCGTCGTGCTCGTCGTGGCCGCCTTCGTCGCGGGCGCCGGCACCGAGGTCTTCGGCATGGGCTGGAACCTCGCCATGCAGGAGAACGTCCCCGACGAGATGCTCTCGCGGGTCTACTCCTACGACATGCTCGGCTCGTTCGTCGCGATGCCGATCGGGCAGATCGCCGTCGGTCCGCTGGCCATCGCGTTCGGCTATGGCGAGGTGCTGATGGTGAGCGGTGCTCTCTATGTCGTGACGTGCCTGCTGGTGCTGCTCTCCCCCGCCGTACGCCGGCTGCCGCGGGTCACGACAACCACTTCGGAACCAGCGCCCGCAGCACCGTGACGTTGCGGTTGGTCGTGACGCCGATCCGCTTCTCGATCGGCTTGAGCAGCGTCGCGTCGAGGAAGCCGCCGTCGATCAGCAGGTGCACCGCCCGCTCGGACAGCCCCACCCGCTCGTGCTCGGTCGTCAGTGCCTCGAGCTCCTCGCGGAGCGACGCGGACGGCGCCTCCTTGAGCAGCCACACGTAGTGCTTGCCGTCGTGTCCGTCGCCGAGGCGGTCGGCGTCGTCGACGACCGCGCGCAGCTCGTCGGCCGGGTAGACCATCGTCGGCACCTCGAACCCACGGTCCTCCCGGTAGGCCGTCTCGAGCGCCGCCTCGATCCGCGCCCGCGACCGCATCCGTGTCTCGAGCCGCACGTTGCCGGTGTTGATGTGGGTCGCGACGCCGTCGAACCCGGCCCCCTCGGTCGCCGCCACGATGGCGTCCTTCGGGAACTTCCGCGTGGCGCCGAGGTTGATCGCGCGCAGGAAGGCGACGTAGGTCGCCATCAGGCGCCCTCCTTGAGAAACCGGTCGAACCACGCGACGACCCGCCGCTGCAGGTCGACCTGGTGCCGCCTCTCGCGGACCAGGTGACCCTCGCGTGGATAGGTGACCATCTCGAGCGGCGCGTCCTGACCCCTCAGCGCCCGCCGGAACGCGACCGCCTGGCTGTGCGGCACCCGGACGTCGTCGGCCCCGTGCAGGATCAGCAGCGGGGTACGACGCCGCGCGGCGTGGGAGATCGGCGAGCCGACCGCGGCGCGGTGGGGCCCCGGACCGTCCCACGGCGTACCTCCGCCCAGGACGGCCTCGATGTCGGGGATGTCGCTGGTCTCCGCCATCAACAACCAGTCGCTGACGCCCGCACCCATGACGCCCGCCTTGAACCGGTCGGTCGCGGTGACCGCCCACGCCGTCATGAACCCGCCCTGGCTCCACCCGCCGATCCCGAGGCGGTCGGGGTCGGCGACACCCGCGGCGACGGCCGCGTCGGTCACGGCCAGCACGTCGTCCCACTCGACAGAGCCCATGGTGCCGCGGGCGGCCGCCGCGAACTCGTGACCGCGACCGGCGCTGCCGCGGTAGTTGGGCATCACGACGGCGTACCCCCGCGTCGCGAGCAGCTGACCCCAGTCGAGCGGGTGCACGTGCGCCTCGAGGGTGTCGCGGCCGTAGGGGCCGCCGTGCACGAGGACGACCGTCGGCCACGGCCCGGCGCCCGCGCCGCTGGACGGCGCCGGCCGGATCAGCACGGCGTCGAGGTGGGTGCCGTCCGGGGCGGTGGCGGCGAGCGCCTCCGGCACGCCGAGCTCGACGTCGGGCAGGTCGGCGCCGTGGTCGACGACGTCGCGCAGGTCGTCGGGCGGCCCGGCCAGGACCCGCACCGGCAGACCCGCGTCGAACAGCACGACCGCCAGCACCGGCCCGGCCCCCGTGGTCGCGAACGACAGCCCGAGCGGCTGCCCTGGCAGCTCGGCCGCCAGGGTCCGCTCCCCCGTCGCGACCTCGACCCACTCCAGTCGGTCGTCGAGACCGTCGGCGATCGCGACCAGCGCACGGGTCCCGTCGGTCGCCATCCCGGCCGTGCACCTCGGCTCCTCGCGTCCGGTGCCCACGACCCGCGGCTCGGCCCCCGCCGCCGGGACCGACCACGCGGTCGAGCCGGTCTGCACCCCGAGGTCGTGGTCGGCCAGGAAGACCAGCTCGTCGCCGACCCAGCCCAGCCCGCGGGCGTACGGCGCCGCGCAGACCGTCGACGCCTCCCCCGTGATCGGGACCACGACGACGTGTCGAGATCCCCAGTCCTCGTTGGTCGGAGCGTCGTCCGCGAGCACCGCGATGCGGGTGCCGTCGGGAGACCAGGCCAGCTCGACGAGGTGTCGGTCGAGGTCGTCGAGCCGCGTCGGCTCGGCACGGTCGCCGTCCACCTCCACCAGCCACAGGTGCAGGCGCTGCCACCTCTCACCATGGACCTCGGCGTCGTCCTTGTCCTTCTCCCGCCGCTCGTCCTCGTCGTCGGGCTCGTCGGGCGCCAGGAACGCGAGCCGGCCGCCGTCGGGCGACCACGCGACGGCGGCGACGTCCCGCTTGCGCACGACGACCGGCCGCGCCTCGCCACCGGCGACATCGAGCACGTAGACGCCGTGGGTGCCCCGCTCCTTGCGGTCGGAGAGGAACGCGAGCCGCGAGCCGTCGGGCGACCAGCGCGGCGACGAGTCGTGGTTGCCGAACGTCCACTGCCGTCCGGGGTCGCCACCGACGTCGGCCACCCACAGCCCCGCCTCGGGGTGCTCACCGTCCATGCCGAACGTGGTCACGGTCCACGCCACCCGACGCCCGTCGGGCGAGACCTGCGGGTCGAGCGGGAAGAGCAGCGAGGAGACGAGCTCGGGATCGATGCCGGACATGGTCGCGACGCTATCCGCTCAGGCGCGGCGTCGAGGAGCACCTGACCACCTGCGTGCCGGCGACCTTGTCGTGCAGCGCCTGCCGGTTGCGGTCCCACAGCGGCCACCCGTGGTCGAGCACCGCCAGCACGGCCACGACGACGAGCGCCACCGGGTGGTAGGCGAGCCGCGCCGGCCCGAACTGGGCGAACCACCGCAGCGCGGCCGTACCGAACGACAGGGGGCCCGGATCCGCGCGACGTCGCACGCGCAGGCCGGTCAGGAGCTTGCCCGGGGTGGCCTGCTTCCACAGCAGGAACCCGACGACGTAGGCGAAGTGGACGGCGGCCCCCACCACGGCGAGCGAGACGGCACCCCACGTCGAGAGCTCGACGACGGGCTCGTCGCGGGCTCCGTCGACACCGTCGAACCAGGCCCCGATCACGTCGAGGCCCCAGAGGCGGGCGACCGGCGCCCAGAGCAGGAAGACCAGCAGCCAGTCGACCACGAGAGCCGCACCACGGCGTCCCCAGCGGGCGAGCGGCTCGCCGTCCTGGGTGGTCGAGGCGACCCGCGGCTCCGGAGCCACCGGATCCGGCCAGCGACCACCGCCCTCCGGCCGCCCGTCCCACTCCTCGCCGTCCCAGTACCGCTGCTTGGTCAGGCCGGCCGGGTCGTCGTACCAGCCGGGGAACGCTGTGGTCATGGGTGCTCAGGACCGCCGGTGCATCACGACGCTGGTCTTGGCGGCCTTGTCGTGCAGGGCCTGCTTCTCGCTGTCCCACAGCGGCCACAGCGAGTCCAGGAGGTACCACAGGCTCGTCGCGGTGCCGACGAGCGGGACGAACCCCAGCGACGACGGGCCGTACTGCACCAGCCAGCGCAGCAGGATCGCCTTGAGGGGCAGCCGGCCGGGCGTCTCGCGCAGGCGCACCCGGGTGCCCATCGCGAGCTTGCCGAGGGTGGCCTGCTTCCAGGCCAGGAAGCCGACGACGTAGACGAAGTTGAGGGCCACGCCGATCAGCGCGATCACGACCAGGTCGCCGAAGAGGTCGCCCTGCAGGTCGGTCGCGCTGGGCGGCGTCGACCCCGACTCCGAGGCGTCGATCGACTCACGGATGAAGTGGCCGTACTCGGAGAAGACGTGGCTCCACCACGACCAGCCGACCACGATGCTGACCGGGATCAGCACGACCCCGTCGATGACCGAGGCGGCCACCCGGCGCCACCAGCCGGCGAGCTGCTGGCCGTCGGGGGTGGTGGGCGGGCCGGCGTACTGCTGGCCGTACTGCTGCCCGTGCTGCTGGCCGGCTGCGCCGTACGCCGCCGCGCTCGGCCCGAGCGGGGCGACCTGGTCGGTCCAGCTGGTGCCGTCCCAGAAGCGCTGCTGGCCGGGCACGTGCGGGTCGGGGTGCCACCCCGCCGGGGTCTGCGTCATGGGCGGATGGTGTCACGCGCTCGGGGCGGGCCCGAGCGCCAGGTGTCACAGGTTGCCGCGGGCGTCCTGCTCGCGCTCGATGGCCTCGAACAGCGCCTTGAAGTTGCCCTTGCCGAAGCCCAGCGAGCCGTGCCGCTCGATGAACTCGTAGAACACCGTCGGCCGGTCGCCCATGGGCTTGGTGAAGATCTGGAGCAGGTAGCCGTCCTCGTCGCGGTCGACGAGGATCTTGCGCTTCTTGAGCTCCTCGATCGGCACCCGCACCTCGCCGATCCGGGCGCGCAGCTCGGGGTCGTCGTAGTAGGAGTCGGGGGTGTCGAGGAACTCGATGCCGTTGGCGCGCAGGATGTCGACGCTGCGCAGGATGTCGTTGGTGGCCAGGGCGATGTGCTGGCAGCCGGCGCCGTCGTAGAACTCGAGGTACTCGTCGATCTGCGACTTCTTCTTGGCGATCGCCGGCTCGTTGAGCGGGAACTTCACCCGGTGGTTGCCGCTCGCGACGACCTTGCTCATCAGCGCGGAGTAGTCGGTGGCGATGTCGTCGCCGATGAACTCGGCCATGTTGGTGAAGCCCATGACCTTGTTGTAGAAGGTCACCCACTCGTCCATCCGGCCGAGCTCGACGTTGCCGACGCAGTGGTCGACGGCCTGGAACAGCCGCTTCGGGTGACCGGCCTGGCGGGTCACGGTGGTCGAGCGGGCGGCGTAGCCGGGCAGGTAGGGGCCGGAGTAGCGGCTGCGGTCGATCAGCGTGTGGCGGGTCTCGCCGTACGTCGCGATGGCGGCCATGCGGACCGTGCCGTGCTCGTCGGTCACGTCGTGCGGCTCGACGAGGATGGTGGCGCCGACGGTGCGGGCGTGGTCGATGCACTTGTCGACGTCGGGCACCTCGAGCGCGAGGTCGACGACGCCGTCGCCGTGCTTGCGGTGGTGGTCGTGCAGGGGGCTGTCGGGCAGCACGCCGCCGGTGAAGACGAAGCGGGCGCTGCCGCTGCGCAGCACGTAGGACTTCGAGTCGCGTACGCCGGTCTCGGGGCCGCGGTAGGCCTCGAGCTCCATGCCGAGCGCCAGCTGGTAGAAGGTCGCGGTCTGGGTCGCGTTGCCGACCACGAAGCAGACGGCGTCCATCGCGGTCACCGGGAACGGGTCGCGGCTGGCGTCGTACTCGACGAGGCCGACGAGCTCCTTGAGCTGCTCGAGGGTGAGGTCCGCGCGAAGCTCGTCCGGGGTCAGCGTCATGGCTCGATCGTCGTGCCGGGACGACAAGGTGTGCAACAGTACGCCGACACGTTGAGCACTATGTACAGTCGAGAGGCCGCTCATGGACGACCTGGACCGCACCCTGATCAGTCTGTACGCCGCCGAGCCCCGCGTCGGGGTGCTCGAGGCGTCACGGCGTCTCGGGGTGGCGCGCGGCACCGTGCAGGCCCGCCTGGACCGGCTCGTCTCGTCCGGGGTCGTCACGGGCTGGGGGCCGGACCTGTCACCGGAGGCCCTGGGCTACCCGGTGACGGCGTTCCTGACCCTCGAGATCAGCCAGTCGGCCGGCCACGAGTCGGTGGCCCTCCATCTGGCCGCCATCCCTGAAGTGCTCGAGGCCCACACCATCACCGGCGTCGGCGACCTGTGGTGCCGCGTCGTCTCGCGCTCCAACGCCGACCTGCAGCGCGTCATCGACCGCGTCGTCGCCGTCGACGGCGTCCAGCGCGCCTCCACCGTGATGGCGCTCGCCGAGCAGGTGCCCTACCGCGTGCTGCCGCTCCTCGAAGCCACCTGACCCCACGCGTCGATCCAGGATCTCGACAAGCTCGATCACCGACGGCGAGCGCCACCCTCGTCGGTCGAGCTTGTCGAGACCCCCACACTTGCTCACGTGGACGCGCTCACCGAGACCTGGGACCGCGCGACCGCCGTACAGCCCCTGCCCGAGCCGTGGGTCGTGCTGGCCACCGGGGCCGTCGCGCTGGTCCTCGTGCTGGGCTCGGCCACCTGGCGGCGCGTCCGCCTCGGCGTCACCGTCGTCCACGAGGCCGGCCACGCAGTCGTCGCCGTCCTCGTCGGCCGTCGCCTGCAGGGCATCCGGCTGCACGCCGACACCTCGGGCGTGACCGTCTCGCGCGGGCGCCCCACCGGCCCAGGCATGGTGGCGACCCTCGCGGCCGGCTACCTCGCCCCGGCGGCGGTGGGCGTGGGTGCGGCCCTGCTGCTGGCGAGCGGTCGCGGCGTGCTGATGCTGTGGCTGATCCTGCTGCTGCTCGTGGCGCTGCTGGTCTGGGTGCGCAACTGGTACGGCGCCCTGACCCTCGTCGTCATCGGCGCGGGCATCGGCCTGCTCACCTGGTACGCCGAGCCGGAGGTCCAGGCGGTCGTCGCCTACCTGGTCGCGTGGCTGCTGCTGCTCGCAGCACCGCGACCGGTGCTCGAGCTGCTCACCGCCGGCAAGCGGCGCAGCCGCACCTCCGACCCCGACCAGCTCGCCCGGCTCACCCACCTGCCCGCGCCGGTGTGGTGCGTGCTGATGCTGCTCGCCAACCTCGCGGGGCTGCTCGTCGGCGCCCTCACGCTGGCGCCCGACCTGCTGGCCCGCGCCTGAGCGACCCTGACGGCCGCCTGTGCGATCTCACACGTCCATACCAGCAAGGAACTCGCGCAGGTAGGGCAATGCGTACGCGATCCGGCCCCGGCCCTCGGGTCGGATCATCCCGGCGACGAGAAGGCGCTGCCGGTAGCGCGAAGCCCACGCGTGATCGACCCCGAGGCGGTCGATGACGTCGGCGATCTGTGACACGCGGCCGTCGGGCACCATCGCGAGGAGGAAGTCGCGGTCCTTCGCCGACAGGTCGGCGACGGCAGGGCGGTGCACCT
The Nocardioides plantarum genome window above contains:
- a CDS encoding M50 family metallopeptidase; amino-acid sequence: MDALTETWDRATAVQPLPEPWVVLATGAVALVLVLGSATWRRVRLGVTVVHEAGHAVVAVLVGRRLQGIRLHADTSGVTVSRGRPTGPGMVATLAAGYLAPAAVGVGAALLLASGRGVLMLWLILLLLVALLVWVRNWYGALTLVVIGAGIGLLTWYAEPEVQAVVAYLVAWLLLLAAPRPVLELLTAGKRRSRTSDPDQLARLTHLPAPVWCVLMLLANLAGLLVGALTLAPDLLARA